The following are encoded in a window of Aromatoleum petrolei genomic DNA:
- a CDS encoding hydantoinase/oxoprolinase family protein translates to MEVQQAASQVQVMGIDAGGTMTDTFFVRADGRFVVGKAQSNPGDESLAIFNSSQDALAHWGREVDDVYPELVTCVYSGTAMLNRILMRKGLDVGLICNRGFEQIHSMGRALQSYLGYALEDRIHLNTHRYDEPLVPVSRTRGVTERTDVQGKIVIPLREDEVRQATRELVEAGSQAVVICLLQSHKNEASEQQARDVVKDELKRLKVDIPVFASVDYYPSRKESHRMNTTILEAYGAEPSRQTLKKVSDRFKKHGAKFDLRVMATHGGTISWKAKELARTIVSGPIGGVIGSKLLGEYLGDENIACSDIGGTSFDVALITKGSFAIKSDPDMARLVLSLPLVAMDSVGAGAGSFVRLDPYSKSIKLGPDSAGYRVGTCWPESGLDTVSVSDCHVVLGYLNPDNFLGGAIKLDVQRARDHIKAQIADPLGLSVEDAAAGVIELLDLTLSEYLRANISAKGYNPAEFTCFSYGGAGPVHTYGYTEGVGFKDVVVPAWAAGFSAFGCACADFEYRYDKSVDLGVAQFASDAEKAAACASLQEAWEELAVKVIDEFVINGYKPEDVLLIPGYKMQYMGQLNDLEIVSPVSTAATAGDWNQIIEAFENTYGRVYANSARSPELGFSITGAILRGMVVTQKPVLPEDPDAGPTPPKEAYLGTRPFYRHKRWVEAALWKMESLKAGNHIVGPAIIESDATTFVVPDGFETTVDKHRLFHLKEVK, encoded by the coding sequence ATGGAAGTCCAACAGGCAGCATCACAAGTACAGGTGATGGGCATCGATGCCGGCGGCACGATGACCGATACCTTCTTCGTGCGCGCCGACGGTCGTTTCGTCGTCGGCAAGGCTCAGAGCAACCCCGGGGACGAATCGCTGGCGATCTTCAACTCGTCGCAGGACGCGCTGGCCCACTGGGGCCGCGAGGTCGACGACGTGTATCCCGAGCTCGTCACCTGCGTGTATTCCGGCACCGCGATGCTGAACCGCATCCTGATGCGCAAGGGCCTCGACGTGGGCCTGATCTGCAACCGCGGCTTCGAGCAGATTCACTCGATGGGGCGCGCGCTGCAGAGCTACCTCGGCTATGCGCTCGAGGACCGCATCCACCTCAACACCCACCGTTACGACGAGCCGCTGGTGCCGGTGTCGCGGACCCGCGGCGTGACCGAGCGGACCGACGTGCAGGGCAAGATCGTGATCCCGCTGCGCGAGGACGAGGTGCGCCAGGCCACCCGCGAACTGGTCGAAGCCGGGTCGCAGGCGGTCGTGATCTGCCTGCTGCAGTCGCACAAGAACGAGGCGAGCGAGCAGCAGGCGCGCGACGTCGTCAAGGACGAGCTGAAGAGGCTCAAGGTGGACATCCCGGTGTTCGCGTCGGTGGACTACTACCCTTCGCGCAAGGAAAGCCACCGCATGAACACGACCATCTTGGAAGCCTATGGCGCCGAGCCCTCGCGCCAGACGCTGAAGAAGGTCAGCGACCGCTTCAAGAAGCACGGCGCGAAGTTCGACCTGCGCGTGATGGCGACGCACGGCGGCACGATCTCATGGAAGGCGAAGGAGCTCGCGCGCACCATTGTCTCCGGTCCGATCGGCGGCGTGATCGGCTCGAAGCTGCTGGGCGAGTACCTCGGTGACGAGAACATCGCGTGCTCGGACATCGGCGGCACTTCGTTCGACGTGGCGCTGATCACCAAGGGCAGCTTCGCGATCAAGTCGGATCCGGACATGGCGCGCCTGGTGCTGTCGCTGCCGCTGGTGGCGATGGACTCGGTGGGTGCGGGCGCGGGCAGCTTCGTGCGCCTCGACCCGTACAGCAAGTCGATCAAGCTGGGCCCCGACAGCGCCGGCTACCGTGTTGGCACCTGCTGGCCGGAAAGCGGACTGGACACGGTGTCGGTGTCCGACTGCCACGTCGTGCTGGGCTACCTGAACCCGGACAACTTCCTCGGCGGCGCGATCAAGCTGGACGTGCAGCGCGCCCGCGACCACATCAAGGCGCAGATCGCCGATCCGCTGGGGCTGTCGGTGGAGGACGCGGCGGCCGGCGTGATCGAGCTGCTGGACCTGACGCTGTCCGAGTATCTGCGTGCCAACATCAGTGCCAAGGGCTACAACCCGGCGGAGTTTACGTGCTTCTCGTACGGCGGCGCCGGGCCGGTGCATACCTACGGCTACACGGAGGGCGTGGGCTTCAAGGACGTGGTCGTGCCTGCGTGGGCGGCGGGTTTCTCGGCCTTCGGTTGCGCGTGCGCGGACTTCGAGTATCGCTATGACAAGTCGGTCGATCTCGGCGTCGCGCAGTTTGCCAGCGATGCGGAGAAGGCCGCGGCCTGCGCCAGCCTTCAGGAAGCCTGGGAAGAGCTGGCGGTGAAGGTCATCGACGAGTTCGTGATCAACGGCTACAAGCCGGAAGACGTGCTGCTGATCCCCGGCTACAAGATGCAGTACATGGGCCAGCTGAACGATCTCGAGATCGTCTCCCCGGTGTCCACCGCGGCGACGGCGGGTGACTGGAACCAGATCATCGAGGCCTTCGAGAACACCTACGGCCGCGTCTATGCCAACTCGGCGCGTTCGCCGGAGCTGGGCTTCTCGATCACCGGCGCGATCCTGCGCGGCATGGTGGTGACGCAGAAACCGGTGCTGCCGGAAGACCCGGACGCCGGCCCGACGCCGCCGAAGGAAGCCTATCTCGGCACCCGTCCGTT